The following coding sequences are from one Thermoplasmata archaeon window:
- a CDS encoding ABC transporter permease, which translates to MTNDTVGDRGAPARRALGAVLAASLIGLFILPIIALFLYAGYGNIASAAGSVEFRTALYFTLLASGIAVCFGILLGVPLGYILARYRFPGRSIVESIVLVPVMIPHLIVGIALLVLFAPTNPFGAWVAGLGIPIFDAIWGVVLVMVYVGASYVVLTSELAFRSVDGEAIEAARSLGASPTEAFATVTLPQAFRGIVTGSLLMWARGVSEIGGFLILAYAIYPSFPYGGPVTNTASVYIYNLYSTTGVQAAAGASALLVLVALAVFVVVRLFDRTGMAWTKVGWFA; encoded by the coding sequence ATGACGAATGACACGGTAGGGGATCGGGGCGCTCCGGCGCGACGCGCGTTGGGCGCCGTCCTGGCCGCGTCCCTGATCGGCCTGTTCATCCTTCCGATCATCGCGCTGTTCCTTTACGCAGGCTACGGCAACATCGCTAGTGCCGCCGGGAGCGTGGAGTTCCGGACGGCCTTGTACTTCACGCTGCTCGCCTCTGGGATCGCGGTGTGCTTCGGGATCCTCCTTGGAGTGCCCCTCGGATACATCCTCGCACGCTACCGCTTTCCCGGCCGATCCATCGTCGAGTCGATCGTGCTGGTTCCCGTGATGATCCCCCATCTCATCGTCGGAATCGCGCTGCTCGTCCTCTTCGCGCCGACCAACCCGTTCGGGGCCTGGGTCGCTGGGCTCGGGATCCCGATCTTCGATGCGATCTGGGGCGTCGTGCTGGTGATGGTCTACGTCGGGGCCTCGTACGTGGTGCTCACGAGCGAGCTCGCCTTCCGCTCGGTCGATGGAGAGGCGATCGAGGCCGCGCGATCGCTCGGGGCGTCGCCGACCGAGGCGTTCGCGACCGTAACGCTGCCCCAGGCGTTCCGCGGCATCGTGACGGGAAGCCTCCTGATGTGGGCCCGCGGGGTCAGCGAGATTGGTGGGTTCCTCATCCTCGCCTACGCGATCTATCCGAGCTTCCCGTATGGGGGCCCCGTGACGAACACGGCCTCCGTCTACATCTACAACCTGTATTCCACGACCGGCGTGCAGGCCGCCGCCGGCGCGTCCGCGCTCCTCGTGCTGGTCGCCCTCGCGGTCTTCGTGGTCGTTCGCCTCTTCGACCGCACGGGCATGGCCTGGACGAAGGTCGGCTGGTTCGCATGA
- the sodN gene encoding superoxide dismutase, Ni, producing MRAWIDAVRDTVRDPAPVYAHCDIPCGIYDPHEAQIAALTIIRMDQLIAELPRPTPTSKPEEVDAYVAKLGRCQLVKEQHAERLKQEIRVIWGDYFTADHAKQHPAIHDLTWKILKQASKARQGTNIADAQELLKQVQEFAEIFWKTKGATSKRQPSLQKPGGELVVPVPP from the coding sequence ATCCGTGCGTGGATTGACGCGGTCCGAGACACTGTCCGAGACCCCGCACCCGTATACGCCCATTGCGACATTCCGTGCGGTATTTATGACCCGCACGAGGCCCAGATCGCGGCTTTGACGATCATCCGCATGGACCAGCTCATCGCCGAGCTCCCGCGGCCGACCCCCACGAGCAAGCCGGAGGAGGTCGACGCCTACGTTGCGAAGCTCGGGCGCTGCCAGCTCGTCAAGGAGCAGCACGCCGAACGGCTGAAGCAGGAGATCCGGGTCATCTGGGGCGACTACTTCACCGCCGATCACGCGAAGCAGCACCCGGCGATCCACGACCTCACCTGGAAGATCCTGAAGCAGGCCTCCAAAGCCCGCCAGGGAACGAACATCGCGGACGCCCAGGAGCTGCTGAAGCAGGTCCAGGAGTTCGCGGAGATTTTCTGGAAGACGAAGGGAGCGACCTCCAAGCGCCAGCCTTCGCTCCAGAAGCCGGGCGGCGAGCTCGTGGTTCCGGTGCCTCCCTAG
- a CDS encoding S26 family signal peptidase produces MPEPVRSAFARFHRWWRSRRVVVRDRSMEPTLRPGDRLYVDPAPARAGRLLRGDVVVLRDPARSVERLVKRITGLPGDARPPNESPIPPAHLYVVGDAGEGSRDSSEFGSVAMSEVEGVVWFRYAPPERRGPLGDPTLK; encoded by the coding sequence TTGCCGGAACCGGTGCGCTCCGCGTTCGCTCGATTCCACCGGTGGTGGCGGAGCCGGCGCGTGGTGGTGCGAGATCGATCGATGGAGCCAACGCTACGGCCCGGAGATCGCCTGTACGTGGATCCGGCACCCGCCCGTGCGGGTCGACTCCTCCGCGGGGACGTGGTCGTGCTGCGCGACCCCGCTCGTTCGGTCGAGCGCTTGGTCAAGCGCATCACCGGGCTCCCCGGGGATGCGCGACCGCCGAACGAATCCCCGATCCCTCCCGCGCACCTCTACGTCGTGGGCGACGCGGGCGAAGGGAGCCGCGATAGCTCGGAGTTCGGATCGGTCGCCATGAGCGAGGTCGAAGGGGTAGTCTGGTTCCGCTACGCTCCCCCCGAGCGGCGCGGGCCGCTCGGCGACCCAACGCTTAAGTGA
- the hutH gene encoding histidine ammonia-lyase, with the protein MTETLPLDGRSLTLEQFLAVVRGGCAVSLTPEARQAVAQSRRVVERAVAAGRPVYGVTTGFGAMSNHAVPPARARELQTSLIRSHASGAGPALPRDIVRGLILLRLNSLVRGHSGVRGELVDLLVELLNRGLVPYIPEQGSVGASGDLAPLAHLGLAMMGEGEFIDRAGSRVAAPTVLQTEGIAPLSFVEKEGVGLINGTALMGSYLALAVTDVRELYDAAKVAAALSFDALEGNPESLDDRLGEARNLPAQRRAATAMRALLAYSKLALPRATWQGQDPYTLRCIPQVFAAVELAIEFAEGIARGELNAVTDNPLIFEGDEFISGGNFHGQPLALALDTLALPVQYIAAFSERRTARILHPALNRGLPAFLAPEPGMTSGLMIPQYLAAALVNENATLVDPASATSISTSADQEDFVSMGPWAGAKLRRILSNTQRVVGIEWIVAGQALELRRPLSGGRGSEAALRVLREKVAPWSQDRSPAADIERVAQGIADGSFAQRVRAEVPF; encoded by the coding sequence ATGACCGAGACTCTGCCCCTAGACGGTCGCTCCCTCACCCTCGAACAGTTCCTCGCGGTCGTCCGGGGCGGGTGCGCGGTCTCCCTGACCCCGGAGGCCCGGCAGGCGGTGGCCCAGAGCCGCCGGGTCGTCGAACGGGCCGTCGCCGCCGGTCGTCCCGTCTACGGGGTGACCACGGGCTTCGGCGCGATGTCGAACCACGCCGTCCCTCCGGCCCGGGCCCGGGAGCTCCAAACCTCCCTCATCCGGAGCCATGCGAGTGGCGCGGGACCCGCCTTGCCACGGGACATCGTCCGAGGATTGATCCTCCTGCGACTCAACTCCCTCGTGCGAGGTCACTCGGGCGTCCGCGGCGAGCTCGTCGACCTCCTCGTCGAGCTCCTGAACCGTGGCCTAGTGCCGTACATACCCGAGCAGGGATCGGTCGGGGCCTCCGGCGATCTCGCACCGCTCGCCCATCTCGGTCTCGCGATGATGGGCGAAGGCGAGTTCATCGACCGAGCCGGCAGTCGGGTGGCCGCCCCGACCGTGCTCCAGACCGAGGGTATCGCACCGCTATCTTTCGTGGAGAAAGAGGGGGTCGGCCTCATCAACGGAACCGCGTTGATGGGCTCTTACCTGGCACTTGCGGTCACGGACGTGCGCGAGTTATACGACGCGGCCAAGGTCGCAGCGGCCCTCTCGTTCGATGCCCTCGAGGGCAACCCAGAGTCGTTGGACGATCGATTGGGGGAGGCGCGGAACCTCCCGGCCCAACGGCGGGCGGCCACCGCGATGCGCGCGCTGCTCGCCTACAGCAAGCTTGCCCTCCCACGTGCCACCTGGCAGGGTCAGGATCCCTACACGCTGCGCTGCATCCCGCAGGTCTTCGCCGCGGTGGAGCTGGCGATCGAGTTCGCGGAAGGGATCGCCCGCGGCGAGCTGAACGCGGTGACCGACAACCCCCTCATCTTCGAGGGGGACGAGTTCATCAGCGGAGGGAACTTCCACGGCCAGCCGCTCGCGCTGGCGCTCGATACGCTCGCCTTGCCCGTCCAGTACATCGCCGCGTTCAGTGAGCGTCGAACCGCCCGCATACTGCATCCCGCTCTGAACCGGGGATTGCCGGCTTTCTTGGCCCCGGAGCCGGGAATGACCTCCGGGCTGATGATCCCCCAGTACCTCGCGGCCGCGCTCGTGAACGAGAACGCCACCCTCGTCGATCCGGCCAGCGCGACCAGCATCTCCACCTCGGCCGATCAGGAGGATTTCGTCAGCATGGGTCCCTGGGCCGGTGCCAAACTGCGCCGGATCCTTTCCAACACCCAACGTGTGGTCGGGATCGAGTGGATCGTTGCCGGTCAAGCGCTCGAGCTCCGCCGCCCGCTCTCGGGAGGCCGGGGGAGCGAAGCGGCCCTGCGGGTGCTCCGGGAGAAGGTCGCGCCCTGGTCTCAGGATCGAAGTCCTGCCGCCGACATCGAGCGGGTCGCCCAGGGGATCGCCGATGGCTCGTTCGCCCAACGTGTCCGCGCCGAAGTCCCGTTCTAG
- a CDS encoding substrate-binding domain-containing protein: protein MRPVARNLAVVGMAVIAIGAGFVGGWYAHPSGSTSAGGTTSTLAVLAAGTLGTNLPSFASSFANETPGVQAPLSAQLYEGSLAAATTLTVLGQPYDAFVSADYRIIPQHVEPTAASWEVVFAADPLVLAYDPSVPGLSSITTSNWASDIVQPGITLGTPNASADPLGYNAIFTIELQDSLDGARGAFYSHFYTGSIGGFAGPVTTVTKIVPETQAAAVLSTGTVDTYLIYRSYAIANHLAYVELSPHVNLAAYDPASVANDTAASTTIVSGTSTRVVSGAPVLFAATVPNTAPNVPLGIAFIAYLLSNQTSAAWTADGYSVIAPAWTDHPSAIPAALAGFAPDSLPVVPAYLAELY, encoded by the coding sequence ATGCGTCCGGTCGCGCGAAATCTCGCGGTTGTGGGGATGGCCGTCATCGCGATCGGGGCGGGGTTCGTCGGAGGATGGTACGCCCATCCCTCGGGATCGACCTCCGCCGGAGGTACCACCTCCACGCTCGCCGTCCTTGCCGCGGGAACGCTGGGAACGAACCTGCCCTCGTTCGCCTCGAGCTTCGCGAACGAGACCCCCGGAGTGCAGGCTCCGCTCTCGGCGCAGCTCTACGAGGGGAGTCTCGCCGCCGCGACGACCCTGACCGTGCTGGGGCAGCCGTACGATGCGTTCGTCTCGGCGGACTATCGGATCATCCCCCAGCACGTCGAACCGACCGCGGCGAGCTGGGAGGTCGTCTTCGCGGCCGACCCCCTGGTGCTCGCCTACGATCCGAGCGTCCCGGGCCTATCGAGCATCACCACCTCCAACTGGGCGAGCGACATCGTCCAGCCTGGGATCACGCTCGGAACTCCGAACGCGAGCGCGGACCCTCTCGGGTACAACGCGATCTTCACCATCGAGCTCCAGGATTCGCTCGACGGCGCGCGAGGGGCGTTCTACTCCCACTTCTACACGGGAAGCATCGGCGGCTTTGCGGGCCCGGTGACCACGGTGACGAAGATCGTCCCTGAGACGCAGGCGGCCGCCGTCCTCTCCACCGGTACGGTGGACACCTACCTCATCTATCGCTCCTACGCGATCGCGAATCACCTCGCCTACGTCGAACTGTCGCCCCACGTGAATCTCGCTGCGTACGACCCGGCGTCCGTCGCCAACGATACCGCGGCATCGACCACGATCGTCTCGGGAACCTCGACCCGGGTCGTCTCGGGCGCACCCGTGCTCTTCGCCGCCACGGTGCCGAACACGGCCCCGAACGTCCCCCTCGGCATCGCATTCATCGCCTACCTACTGTCGAACCAGACGTCGGCGGCCTGGACCGCCGACGGCTACTCCGTGATCGCGCCGGCATGGACCGACCATCCGAGCGCGATCCCCGCGGCACTCGCCGGCTTCGCACCGGATTCCTTGCCGGTGGTGCCGGCCTACCTCGCCGAGCTCTACTAG